One Streptomyces sp. NBC_01217 genomic region harbors:
- a CDS encoding phage tail tube protein, translated as MGRPIDARGWMFEVETATADTFVRIGNLKSWSENPGENEETADTTDNDSEGYYEQDIMQRGATIEVSGQYTATSGTRDPGQDYIDTVWAYRFGEESRGRMRYRHKSQDEWTVWECTVTPGERGGETNAKTSWAATFTRCGAPSVAEVVAAP; from the coding sequence ATGGGACGGCCCATTGACGCACGTGGCTGGATGTTCGAGGTCGAGACCGCGACCGCCGACACGTTCGTACGGATCGGGAATTTGAAGAGCTGGTCCGAGAATCCGGGCGAGAACGAGGAGACCGCGGACACCACGGACAACGACTCCGAGGGGTACTACGAGCAGGACATCATGCAGCGTGGCGCCACGATCGAGGTATCGGGGCAGTACACCGCGACGTCGGGCACCCGCGACCCCGGACAGGACTACATCGACACGGTGTGGGCGTACCGGTTCGGCGAGGAGTCGCGCGGCCGGATGCGCTACCGCCACAAGTCGCAGGACGAGTGGACCGTTTGGGAATGCACAGTGACGCCGGGGGAGCGCGGCGGCGAGACCAACGCCAAGACCTCGTGGGCCGCCACGTTCACCCGGTGCGGTGCCCCGTCTGTCGCTGAGGTGGTGGCCGCCCCGTGA
- a CDS encoding minor capsid protein — translation MADLLDGIARLLADNGHGTYDPTGATGDMFTEKMPPTPDAAVALALYDTGEAPDALNAYDTVRLQVRVRGGPDPRVSRRHAQDIYSELHGLAGVELPDGTWLILAAARGTVAPMGRDANGRHEHVVNFGLDVSAPTKHRTE, via the coding sequence GTGGCTGACCTCCTCGACGGCATCGCCCGCCTGCTCGCCGACAACGGGCACGGCACCTACGACCCCACCGGCGCGACCGGCGACATGTTCACCGAGAAGATGCCGCCCACCCCTGACGCCGCGGTCGCCCTGGCCCTGTACGACACCGGCGAGGCACCCGACGCCCTGAACGCGTACGACACGGTGCGCCTCCAGGTCCGCGTACGAGGCGGCCCAGATCCGCGCGTCTCCCGCAGGCACGCCCAGGACATCTACAGCGAACTGCACGGCCTGGCCGGGGTGGAACTCCCCGACGGAACGTGGCTCATCCTCGCCGCCGCACGCGGCACCGTCGCGCCTATGGGCCGCGACGCCAACGGCCGACACGAACACGTCGTGAACTTCGGCCTTGACGTGTCGGCCCCCACCAAACACCGCACAGAGTAG
- a CDS encoding minor capsid protein, which translates to MTQRTRLNYQGRRLWTSRGRRLASDGLRNALEHILAESRRIVPLEESTLERSGRVHVDGLEGAITYDTVYAVVQHENLDYKHAPGREAKYLEKPMTTERQTALALMAVPLRRWLRG; encoded by the coding sequence ATGACGCAGCGCACCCGCCTGAACTACCAGGGCCGCCGCCTGTGGACGAGCCGGGGCCGCCGCCTCGCATCGGACGGCCTACGCAACGCCCTCGAACACATCCTCGCCGAGTCCCGCCGCATCGTGCCCCTGGAGGAATCCACCCTCGAAAGATCGGGCCGCGTGCATGTGGACGGCCTCGAAGGGGCGATCACGTACGACACCGTGTACGCGGTCGTGCAACACGAGAACCTCGACTACAAGCACGCCCCCGGGCGCGAGGCGAAATACCTTGAAAAGCCCATGACGACCGAGCGGCAAACAGCGCTCGCGCTCATGGCCGTGCCGCTGCGGCGGTGGCTGCGTGGCTGA
- a CDS encoding major capsid protein produces MPQITLAEAKNNAQDDLDLMVIDEFRKGSAILDSLTFDQAVNPSGGGATLTYGYRRLITQPTAAFRAINSEYAPSSVTTQRYTVDLAVLGGSFEVDRVVSRIGAAASGAVALNMSQKIKATNTQFQDTVINGDVATDANSFDGLDKALAGSDTEFRVDEVTEWSDFDTDPAAAHKALDAIDEFLSLLDGTPSIILGNAKALARVRAAARRAGMYTRNPVDGLLGPNGRPIEREQYGDIVFADPGAKSGSNNPIIPIETRTVATVSTTGLTDLYAYRAALDGFHGVATAGGQIVSSYLPDFTSAGAVKKGEVEMGPVGVALKATKAAAVFRNIKVTA; encoded by the coding sequence ATGCCCCAGATAACTCTCGCCGAGGCGAAGAACAACGCACAGGACGATCTCGACCTCATGGTCATCGACGAGTTCCGCAAGGGCTCGGCCATCCTCGACAGCCTGACGTTCGACCAGGCCGTCAACCCCTCCGGCGGGGGCGCGACCCTCACGTACGGATACCGGCGGCTGATCACCCAGCCGACCGCCGCGTTTCGTGCGATCAACAGCGAGTACGCGCCGAGCAGCGTCACCACGCAGCGGTACACCGTGGACCTCGCCGTCCTCGGTGGCAGCTTCGAGGTCGACCGCGTCGTATCGAGGATCGGCGCCGCAGCGTCCGGGGCCGTCGCCCTGAACATGTCGCAGAAGATCAAGGCCACCAACACTCAGTTCCAGGACACCGTCATCAACGGCGACGTCGCGACCGACGCGAACAGCTTCGACGGCCTCGACAAGGCGCTTGCCGGGTCCGACACGGAGTTCCGTGTCGACGAGGTCACCGAATGGTCGGATTTCGACACCGACCCGGCCGCCGCACACAAGGCGCTCGATGCGATCGACGAGTTCCTGTCCCTGCTCGACGGCACTCCGTCGATCATCCTCGGCAACGCGAAGGCGCTTGCCCGGGTGCGCGCCGCCGCCCGACGCGCGGGCATGTACACCCGCAACCCGGTCGATGGGCTGCTCGGCCCCAACGGCCGGCCGATCGAGCGCGAGCAGTACGGCGACATCGTTTTCGCCGACCCGGGCGCCAAGTCCGGCTCGAACAACCCGATCATCCCGATCGAGACCCGCACCGTGGCCACCGTGTCCACGACCGGCCTGACGGACCTCTACGCCTACCGCGCCGCCCTGGACGGCTTCCACGGTGTCGCCACCGCCGGTGGGCAGATCGTCAGCAGCTACCTGCCCGACTTCACGTCGGCCGGCGCCGTCAAGAAGGGCGAGGTCGAAATGGGACCGGTCGGCGTCGCGCTCAAGGCCACCAAGGCTGCGGCCGTCTTCCGCAATATCAAGGTGACCGCCTGA
- a CDS encoding Rmf/CrpP fold protein, translated as MGTREDIARAVQDGAEAGRTGQPPTACPHPRTLLLRTAWIRGYAPARREREQDRAE; from the coding sequence GTGGGCACACGCGAGGACATTGCGCGAGCAGTCCAGGACGGGGCCGAGGCCGGCAGGACCGGCCAGCCCCCGACCGCATGCCCGCACCCGCGCACCTTGCTGCTCCGTACCGCGTGGATCCGCGGCTACGCGCCCGCCCGCCGGGAGCGTGAGCAGGACCGCGCCGAGTAG
- a CDS encoding phage minor capsid protein — protein sequence MAIHPGMVEPLAEGTRDLYTAAETHLLGIIARQLADGLDAPQWAERKLAAVQQLRRASQAVVDELGKAVTLEVHDVIAEAYNVGHAAAVAELGALSPEQARAVAEAAPNATDIDRLAEDTVSTVVGRHRSIVRTITDRFRSVVSSVTALVTFGRTRRQATQEAMQQWADEGITRFVDKSGRRWKLASYAEMAVRTSTGRAAVEGHMRSLAAGGRDLVVVSDAPRECPLCRPWERQVLSIAGPSGRRVIEVDHAIRDGEMVRVDVAGSLDEARLAGLQHPNCRHSVSAYTPGVTVYNDAKPDPDGYEAGQRQRAIERHIRHYKNRSAAAIDPAKKRAANVKVRQWQKAMRDHLAAHPDLQRIPKREQPGASNLPTGGPAAPDEAVQAARVRSGDATTVREMTDPELIAVVRFGELTPQDRARIMGEVDRRELLALLDRVRPGGRLADDLHQFSDDELGRAFAALDDDTDRLRIMAEMDRRDVATTLPGVAADLIGLSDAQLAHRAKGANAAELARLQAEANRRDMLTRNFPGGELRLDLDQLGDNELAWCMQYARTDEVLRIAAELDRREPVTLPPPADTGDAVADLLANRDALAEAMDPAPDSEQWGQYADDDQAQPDTAPADTGPAEEAEEEAPRLTRRQARDLYDEYVYTQYLKAEEDCRGYLLNKAYETQAVSPESLFRGPARIAYARASDELKEWWATHGRLTQAEFITQATGQTQRWATGAVINNAEQQNKR from the coding sequence GTGGCCATCCACCCGGGCATGGTCGAGCCGCTCGCCGAGGGCACCCGCGACCTGTACACCGCCGCTGAGACTCACCTGTTGGGCATCATCGCCCGGCAGCTGGCCGACGGCCTCGACGCCCCGCAGTGGGCCGAGCGCAAGTTGGCCGCCGTGCAGCAGCTGCGCCGCGCATCACAGGCGGTTGTCGACGAGCTCGGCAAGGCCGTCACACTCGAAGTGCACGACGTCATCGCGGAGGCGTACAACGTCGGCCATGCTGCGGCCGTTGCCGAGCTCGGAGCGCTGTCTCCGGAGCAGGCCCGCGCCGTTGCCGAGGCAGCCCCGAACGCCACCGACATCGACCGCCTCGCCGAGGACACCGTGTCCACGGTCGTCGGCCGTCACCGCTCGATTGTCCGTACGATCACCGACCGCTTCCGATCCGTCGTCAGCAGCGTGACCGCCCTGGTCACGTTCGGCCGGACCCGCCGCCAGGCCACGCAAGAGGCCATGCAGCAGTGGGCCGACGAGGGCATCACCCGGTTCGTCGACAAGTCCGGCCGCCGTTGGAAACTTGCCAGCTACGCCGAGATGGCGGTCCGTACCTCGACCGGGCGCGCCGCCGTCGAAGGCCACATGCGCTCGCTCGCAGCCGGAGGCCGGGACCTGGTCGTCGTGTCCGACGCGCCCCGGGAATGCCCGCTGTGCCGCCCGTGGGAGCGTCAGGTGTTGTCCATCGCAGGCCCGTCCGGCCGTCGCGTGATCGAGGTCGATCACGCGATACGTGACGGCGAAATGGTCCGGGTGGACGTCGCCGGATCCCTCGACGAAGCCCGCCTCGCCGGATTGCAGCACCCCAACTGCCGCCACAGCGTGTCCGCGTACACCCCGGGCGTCACCGTCTACAACGACGCGAAGCCCGACCCGGACGGGTACGAGGCAGGGCAGCGACAGCGCGCCATCGAACGGCACATCCGCCACTACAAGAACCGGTCGGCCGCCGCGATCGACCCGGCAAAGAAGCGCGCCGCGAACGTCAAGGTCCGCCAGTGGCAGAAAGCCATGCGGGACCACCTCGCGGCGCACCCGGACCTACAGCGCATCCCGAAGCGTGAGCAGCCCGGAGCCTCGAACCTTCCCACCGGCGGCCCCGCAGCCCCGGACGAGGCGGTACAGGCCGCCCGCGTACGGTCCGGCGACGCAACCACCGTCCGCGAGATGACCGACCCGGAGTTGATCGCGGTCGTTCGGTTCGGAGAGCTCACTCCGCAGGACCGGGCCCGGATCATGGGCGAGGTCGACCGCCGCGAGCTGCTCGCGCTGCTCGACCGCGTACGCCCCGGTGGGCGCCTCGCCGACGATCTGCACCAGTTCTCAGACGACGAGCTCGGCCGCGCATTTGCTGCGCTCGACGATGACACAGATCGGCTACGGATCATGGCGGAGATGGACCGGCGCGACGTCGCCACCACCCTCCCCGGCGTAGCCGCGGACTTGATCGGGTTGTCGGATGCGCAGCTGGCGCACCGCGCCAAGGGTGCGAACGCCGCCGAGCTGGCCCGGTTGCAGGCCGAGGCGAACCGCCGCGACATGCTCACGAGGAACTTCCCCGGCGGCGAGCTCCGGCTCGACCTCGACCAGCTCGGAGACAACGAGTTGGCGTGGTGCATGCAGTACGCCCGCACGGACGAGGTGCTGCGCATCGCCGCCGAGCTCGACCGCCGCGAGCCCGTCACGCTGCCGCCGCCGGCCGACACCGGCGACGCGGTTGCCGATCTGCTCGCCAACCGGGACGCGCTCGCAGAGGCGATGGACCCGGCACCGGATTCCGAGCAGTGGGGGCAGTACGCGGACGACGACCAGGCCCAGCCGGACACCGCGCCGGCCGACACGGGACCGGCCGAGGAGGCCGAGGAGGAAGCGCCGCGCCTCACCCGCAGGCAGGCCCGCGACCTCTACGACGAGTACGTCTACACGCAGTACCTGAAAGCGGAGGAGGATTGCCGCGGGTATCTGCTCAACAAGGCGTATGAGACACAGGCCGTATCCCCCGAAAGCCTGTTCCGAGGGCCCGCACGGATTGCGTATGCGCGCGCGTCCGACGAGCTGAAAGAGTGGTGGGCGACTCACGGCAGGCTCACGCAGGCCGAGTTCATCACGCAGGCGACCGGCCAGACCCAGCGTTGGGCCACCGGCGCCGTGATCAACAACGCTGAGCAGCAGAACAAGAGGTGA
- a CDS encoding phage capsid protein, producing the protein MALPSNGSPWPPPRMAAPYREIHRDDMWYAGDPDRLARAHDRLENTPRRADRDGRRTRWGRQAADYPRKREQRLHVPLPGDIATTAADLLFADMPTITVDDTPTQDRLAELLDAAHMHQMLLGAAEQASALSGIYLRLTWDRDVVEDRPIPTTVQPDAAIPEYRFGMLRAVTFWRDLDGSDAQTTYRHLERHEPGRIVHALYEGTPDNIGRAVPLTEHPETADLAGSLGPDGVSIETDIPMLTAAYVPNMTPNRLHRGSPMGRSDYAAPIHQLFAALDDTWTSWMRDIRLARARLIVPSGYLTSLGPGQGAAFDDDREVYSGLNMPPTEGQGITLSQFAIRVEDHQRTTEAITRKAVESAGYSAQSFGLEGGGEAITATEVEDRAGRSTVTTKKKAGYWRSDLADFLHALLLLDVAQFGTRITPDRPTVEFNLDASESEQSKATTLELLARAGAVSTGTKVKALHPDWDDTAVAAEVAAILAETGEPAAPDPVGSFPM; encoded by the coding sequence ATGGCACTCCCGAGTAACGGAAGTCCGTGGCCGCCGCCGCGCATGGCCGCCCCGTACCGCGAGATCCACCGCGACGACATGTGGTACGCCGGAGACCCCGACCGCCTCGCCCGCGCGCATGACCGGTTGGAGAACACACCGCGCCGCGCCGACCGCGACGGCCGCCGCACCCGTTGGGGACGCCAGGCCGCCGACTACCCCCGCAAGCGGGAGCAGCGGCTACACGTTCCGCTCCCAGGCGACATCGCCACCACGGCCGCGGATCTGCTGTTCGCGGACATGCCGACGATCACCGTCGACGACACGCCCACACAGGACCGTCTCGCCGAGCTGCTCGACGCCGCGCACATGCATCAGATGCTGTTGGGCGCGGCAGAGCAGGCGTCGGCTCTGTCCGGGATCTATCTCCGGCTGACATGGGACCGAGACGTCGTCGAGGACCGGCCGATCCCGACCACGGTGCAGCCCGACGCCGCCATTCCCGAGTACCGGTTCGGCATGCTGCGGGCCGTTACCTTCTGGCGTGACCTCGACGGCAGCGACGCACAAACCACCTACCGGCACCTTGAACGCCACGAGCCGGGCCGTATCGTGCACGCCCTGTACGAGGGCACCCCCGACAACATCGGCCGCGCCGTGCCGCTCACCGAGCACCCGGAAACCGCCGACCTGGCCGGATCACTCGGCCCCGACGGAGTGAGCATCGAGACCGACATTCCGATGCTCACCGCCGCGTACGTGCCGAACATGACGCCGAACCGGCTGCACCGCGGCTCACCCATGGGCCGTAGTGACTACGCCGCGCCGATTCACCAGCTGTTCGCCGCCCTCGACGACACGTGGACGTCATGGATGCGAGACATTCGCCTCGCACGGGCGCGCCTGATCGTCCCGTCTGGCTATCTGACCAGTCTTGGACCCGGGCAGGGCGCAGCGTTCGATGACGACCGCGAGGTGTACAGCGGCCTGAACATGCCGCCGACCGAGGGCCAGGGCATCACGCTCTCTCAGTTCGCCATCAGGGTCGAGGATCACCAGCGGACCACCGAGGCAATCACCCGCAAGGCTGTTGAGAGCGCGGGCTACTCCGCGCAGAGCTTCGGCCTTGAGGGCGGGGGCGAGGCGATCACCGCAACAGAGGTCGAGGACCGCGCCGGCCGCTCGACCGTGACCACGAAGAAGAAGGCCGGTTACTGGCGGTCCGACCTGGCCGACTTCCTGCATGCCCTTCTGCTGCTCGACGTCGCCCAGTTCGGCACCCGGATCACACCGGATCGGCCGACTGTTGAATTCAACCTCGACGCGTCCGAGTCGGAGCAGTCCAAGGCCACCACGCTGGAACTGCTCGCCCGCGCAGGTGCGGTGAGCACGGGCACGAAGGTCAAGGCGCTGCACCCGGATTGGGACGACACCGCGGTTGCGGCGGAGGTCGCCGCGATCCTCGCCGAGACCGGCGAACCGGCCGCACCGGACCCCGTAGGCAGCTTCCCGATGTGA
- a CDS encoding PBSX family phage terminase large subunit, with the protein MGSSLALSPKQIDSIIEARAFQNIWEGSVRSGKTIASLLRWLDFVADRPEGGELVMVGRTRDSLARNVFGPLTDPSIFGPLARDITYTNGAPTAHVLGRVVHTLGANDAQAEPKVRGLTCAGAYVDELTTLPRTFYDQLNARCSIEGSKIFGTTNPDNPNHWARKEYLLRPRETRLKSWHFVMDDNPGLSDAYKARTKASYRGLFYKRNVLGLWVMAEGAIYEAYDEAQHVVDELPEMRRYWIGMDYGTVNATSVILLGLGVDDVLYAVAEWRHDSRKAMRQMTDAQYSAAIREWVAEQGVTPEWTFIDPSAASFITQLWTDGYPGIARATNDVSDGIRSVASALAAGRLRIHRSCTGLLDEMPGYVWDDKAAEKGEDRPVKLNDHSVDALRYAVHSSAHEWRHLLTTPTAEEAAA; encoded by the coding sequence ATGGGCAGTAGTCTCGCGCTCTCCCCGAAGCAGATCGACAGCATCATTGAGGCCCGCGCTTTCCAGAACATTTGGGAAGGCAGTGTCCGAAGCGGCAAGACGATCGCGTCCCTGCTCCGGTGGCTGGACTTCGTGGCCGATCGGCCCGAGGGCGGCGAGCTGGTCATGGTCGGCCGCACCCGCGATTCGCTCGCCCGCAACGTGTTCGGCCCCCTCACCGACCCGAGCATCTTCGGGCCGCTCGCCCGCGACATCACGTACACCAACGGCGCCCCCACCGCGCACGTGCTCGGCCGCGTGGTGCACACCCTCGGAGCCAACGACGCCCAGGCCGAACCCAAGGTGCGCGGCCTCACCTGCGCGGGCGCGTACGTCGATGAGCTGACCACCCTCCCCCGAACCTTCTACGACCAGCTCAACGCGCGCTGCTCCATCGAGGGCAGCAAGATTTTCGGGACGACCAACCCCGACAATCCGAACCACTGGGCCCGCAAGGAATACCTGCTCCGCCCCCGCGAAACCCGGCTGAAGTCCTGGCACTTCGTCATGGACGACAATCCGGGGCTGTCCGACGCGTACAAGGCCCGCACGAAGGCGTCGTACCGGGGCCTGTTCTACAAACGCAACGTGCTCGGCCTGTGGGTCATGGCCGAAGGAGCCATCTACGAGGCGTACGACGAAGCACAGCACGTCGTCGACGAGCTGCCCGAGATGCGCCGCTACTGGATCGGCATGGACTACGGCACCGTCAACGCAACGTCCGTGATCCTGCTCGGTCTCGGTGTCGATGACGTCCTGTACGCCGTTGCCGAGTGGCGCCACGATTCCCGCAAGGCCATGCGGCAGATGACCGACGCGCAGTACTCCGCCGCCATCCGCGAATGGGTGGCCGAGCAGGGGGTGACGCCCGAGTGGACGTTCATAGACCCCAGCGCGGCCAGCTTCATTACGCAGCTGTGGACCGATGGCTACCCGGGGATCGCCCGCGCCACCAACGACGTGTCCGACGGCATCCGCTCCGTGGCGTCCGCACTTGCCGCCGGCCGACTCCGTATCCACCGCTCATGCACCGGGCTGCTCGACGAAATGCCCGGCTACGTGTGGGACGACAAGGCCGCCGAGAAGGGCGAGGACCGGCCCGTGAAGCTGAACGACCACAGCGTGGACGCTTTGCGCTACGCCGTGCACTCGTCCGCCCATGAGTGGCGCCACCTACTCACCACACCCACCGCCGAGGAGGCCGCAGCATGA
- a CDS encoding helix-turn-helix domain-containing protein — MGRPITDTDRRAVRRHHAAGMSRNDIARKIKRSPSTVSKLAADMGLTFDRAAEVATATAVRKADLDSRRTEMAHRLQDVAERELGKMTEPQLYFEWGGKDHTYAERVQPEPTPADRRTMMATAGAALDRSLKLLPQKTDPGEQGRSVVGELMAGLARDYVARHGGLPAAEEDPEPTDNGQ; from the coding sequence ATGGGCCGACCCATCACTGACACAGACCGGCGAGCGGTACGCCGCCACCACGCCGCGGGCATGTCCCGCAACGACATCGCCAGGAAGATCAAGCGCTCACCAAGCACCGTCTCAAAGCTCGCCGCCGACATGGGGCTCACCTTCGACCGCGCCGCCGAGGTAGCCACCGCCACCGCCGTACGCAAGGCCGACCTTGACTCACGGCGTACCGAGATGGCACACCGGTTGCAAGACGTCGCCGAACGCGAGCTCGGCAAGATGACCGAGCCGCAGCTCTACTTCGAGTGGGGCGGCAAGGACCACACCTACGCCGAGCGCGTCCAGCCCGAGCCGACACCGGCCGACCGCCGCACCATGATGGCGACAGCCGGGGCCGCGCTCGACCGCTCGCTCAAGCTGCTCCCCCAGAAGACCGACCCGGGCGAGCAGGGGCGCAGCGTCGTTGGCGAACTCATGGCCGGACTGGCACGGGACTACGTGGCACGCCACGGCGGACTACCGGCCGCCGAGGAGGACCCGGAGCCCACCGACAATGGGCAGTAG
- a CDS encoding DUF6221 family protein, which translates to MTDTMASFARARLDEEEADARAAMWDEQSGVWTARPPQASYERYIIADYLDDGVVVVTPENADPDGVAAHIARQDPARTLRRIARQRRAVEGHTECGSGGGYCDEGGHGWEGVPGGGCADLYDIVAVWDDHPDYRQAWTL; encoded by the coding sequence ATGACCGACACCATGGCGTCATTCGCCCGCGCCCGCCTCGACGAAGAGGAAGCCGACGCCCGCGCAGCGATGTGGGACGAGCAGTCAGGCGTGTGGACAGCCCGCCCGCCTCAGGCCAGCTACGAGCGGTACATCATCGCGGACTACCTCGACGATGGCGTGGTGGTCGTGACTCCCGAGAACGCCGACCCCGACGGCGTCGCCGCGCACATCGCACGCCAGGATCCCGCCCGCACTCTCCGCCGGATTGCCAGGCAGCGCCGAGCCGTCGAAGGGCACACCGAGTGTGGCAGCGGGGGCGGCTACTGCGACGAGGGCGGGCACGGGTGGGAAGGCGTCCCTGGGGGCGGCTGTGCCGACCTGTACGACATCGTGGCGGTGTGGGACGACCACCCCGACTACCGCCAGGCGTGGACGCTGTAG
- a CDS encoding single-stranded DNA-binding protein, with the protein MAGETLITVIGNLVDDPELKFTPSGHAVAKFRVASTPRTFDKQTNEWRDGDGLFLTVTAWRSLAQNVAESLARGNRVIVRGSLKQRSYEDREGVKRTVYEIEAEEIGPSLKTATAAVTKTNGNQGPARQQQPSSGGYGAQQPNNDPWANGQQQPGGWGQQNQQRSDEPPF; encoded by the coding sequence ATGGCAGGCGAAACCCTGATCACCGTTATCGGCAACCTGGTCGACGACCCGGAACTCAAGTTCACCCCGTCCGGCCACGCCGTCGCCAAGTTCCGCGTCGCCTCCACCCCCCGCACATTCGACAAGCAGACCAACGAATGGCGCGACGGAGACGGCCTGTTCCTCACCGTCACCGCATGGCGCAGCCTCGCGCAGAACGTCGCCGAGAGCCTCGCCCGCGGCAACCGCGTCATCGTCCGTGGCTCCCTCAAACAGCGCTCATACGAGGACCGCGAAGGCGTCAAGCGCACCGTCTACGAGATCGAGGCCGAGGAGATCGGCCCGTCGCTGAAGACCGCGACTGCCGCCGTCACCAAGACCAACGGCAACCAGGGCCCGGCCCGCCAGCAGCAGCCCAGCAGCGGCGGATACGGCGCACAGCAGCCCAACAACGACCCGTGGGCCAACGGCCAGCAGCAGCCCGGCGGATGGGGCCAGCAGAACCAGCAGCGCAGCGACGAACCCCCGTTCTGA
- a CDS encoding HNH endonuclease signature motif containing protein gives MARPRPTAAWRYWSRVAFDGPLSLVRGVYGHCHEWDAALNEKGYGTFHLGRTVKAHRYAYTLAFGPIPTGLDIDHRCRNRACVRPSHLRAVTHRVNLLASTNHVALRAAQTACHRGHPFDAANTYVAPNGTRKCRTCRRNRATPQTATTERQAA, from the coding sequence ATGGCCCGGCCACGCCCCACAGCCGCATGGCGCTACTGGTCCCGAGTCGCGTTCGACGGACCGCTGTCTCTCGTCCGGGGCGTTTATGGCCACTGCCATGAATGGGACGCCGCCCTGAACGAAAAGGGCTACGGCACCTTTCACCTCGGCCGGACAGTCAAGGCCCACCGCTACGCCTACACACTCGCGTTCGGCCCGATCCCGACCGGACTCGACATTGACCACCGGTGCCGCAACCGCGCCTGCGTCCGGCCGAGCCACCTGCGGGCCGTCACCCACCGCGTGAACCTCCTCGCCTCGACCAACCACGTTGCACTGCGCGCTGCGCAGACCGCGTGCCACCGCGGCCACCCGTTCGACGCTGCGAACACCTACGTAGCCCCCAACGGCACCCGTAAATGCCGGACTTGCCGCCGCAACCGCGCCACCCCGCAGACCGCTACCACTGAAAGGCAGGCCGCCTGA
- a CDS encoding zinc finger domain-containing protein: MIRHEVAALLAYVDSLDPTRAPLDRPAAEERLNQWCAVLAQVAATAPHPEGRHWDASQAAFRHITTSPYPIKPSDVSRPWADFRRDVLSRHSDPVPNVDPDDETAYRTAIAAQRRAIETGQAMATPRALMPAGSREERDQAAAKRLKQFGSYVPRSVVDALASQRPGMTERRRLAVAGQADPFNVACPWGACRASIGQKCQTAGRPRHDFHDARLTAAATARQEQPA; this comes from the coding sequence GTGATCCGTCACGAAGTCGCCGCGCTGCTCGCCTACGTCGACAGCCTCGACCCCACCCGGGCCCCCCTCGACCGGCCCGCCGCCGAGGAGCGGCTGAACCAGTGGTGCGCCGTTCTCGCCCAGGTTGCCGCCACCGCACCGCACCCCGAAGGACGTCACTGGGACGCCTCGCAGGCTGCATTCCGTCACATCACTACGTCGCCCTACCCGATCAAGCCGTCGGACGTGTCCCGGCCGTGGGCCGACTTCCGCCGCGACGTCCTCAGCCGCCATTCCGACCCCGTACCGAACGTCGACCCCGACGACGAGACCGCCTACCGCACCGCCATCGCCGCCCAACGCCGCGCCATCGAGACCGGGCAAGCCATGGCCACCCCCCGCGCCCTGATGCCCGCAGGCAGCCGCGAAGAGCGCGACCAGGCCGCCGCCAAGCGGCTCAAGCAGTTCGGCAGCTACGTCCCCCGCAGCGTGGTTGACGCGCTTGCCTCGCAGCGCCCCGGCATGACCGAACGCCGCCGCCTTGCCGTAGCCGGACAAGCCGACCCGTTCAACGTCGCCTGCCCGTGGGGAGCCTGCCGCGCCTCGATCGGCCAAAAGTGCCAGACGGCCGGCCGCCCCCGCCACGACTTCCACGACGCCCGACTCACCGCAGCCGCAACCGCCCGACAGGAGCAGCCCGCATGA